From Daucus carota subsp. sativus chromosome 6, DH1 v3.0, whole genome shotgun sequence, the proteins below share one genomic window:
- the LOC108203550 gene encoding uncharacterized protein LOC108203550 translates to MKVMFLAAVARPRFDIHGKEIFSGKIGIYPFVTKEPARRSSVNRAASTLETKVMTSVERDIIRSYMIDKVLPDIRAKWPDGNRVTIYIQQDNARTHLDPNDAQFYQAASQYGFDIRLRCQPSNSPDLNILDLGFFNAIQSLRYKESPKTIDELIDAVERSYQVYPPRILNRIFCTLQTCMIEILKGRGFDKYSVMASFGHVQGAKARPPRGGPGRRGLVFREQEAMSEE, encoded by the coding sequence ATGAAAGTCATGTTTTTGGCTGCGGTAGCGAGACCACGGTTTGACATACATGGAAAAGAAATTTTTTCAGGTAAAATCGGAATATATCCTTTTGTTACTAAAGAGCCAGCCAGGAGGAGTAGCGTTAATAGAGCTGCAAGTACTCTTGAAACAAAAGTCATGACTTCAGTTGAAAGGGACATAATAAGATCATATATGATCGACAAAGTTCTACCAGACATCCGAGCAAAATGGCCAGATGGAAATAGGGTGACGATATACATTCAACAAGACAATGCACGGACACATCTTGATCCAAATGATGCACAGTTCTATCAAGCGGCCTCACAGTATGGGTTTGATATTCGTTTGAGGTGTCAACCATCAAACTCTCCTGATCTAAACATCTTAGACCTTGGGTTTTTTAATGCCATTCAATCATTGCGATATAAGGAGAGTCCAAAAACCATTGATGAGCTTATTGATGCAGTTGAAAGATCATATCAGGTATATCCTCCAAGAATTTTGAACAGAATATTTTGCACCTTACAGACATGCATGATAGAAATTCTGAAAGGTCGAGGTTTTGACAAGTATAGTGTTATGGCCAGTTTTGGCCATGTGCAGGGGGCAAAGGCGCGCCCTCCACGGGGTGGTCCCGGGAGGCGCGGCCTTGTGTTTCGGGAACAGGAGGCCATGTCTGAAGAATGA